A section of the Pectinophora gossypiella chromosome 11, ilPecGoss1.1, whole genome shotgun sequence genome encodes:
- the LOC126370688 gene encoding poly(A) RNA polymerase gld-2 homolog A-like — protein sequence MNEGAPMLYASGGGFGAPAPMYMMGGGGAALERARHYPLDVLPPDAAPAAGPAGQAHQVRRHMRRDHHHAKGDATAFGYDSDDSSLSSNASGSNKSGEKGEGPARSSELRPGAVVGAYAGYGQREWRGRARREPRRRIAPDRYLNASYPFQVKFTPDDLLNGSEWDTLSQEIWEKFVKSQQTEETFRKKMNLWRYLYITIKSIFPRYGLYVVGSTMSGFGLDSSDMDLCLYVRPLDNLEPRAHALLHLNYILSYIKSFDPNAEVIQAKVPILKFRDAHAGLQVDLNCNNVVGIRNTNLLYCFSTLDWRVRPLVALTKLWAQAHNINDARRRTLSSYSLTLMVIHFLQCGTRPAVLPRACAAGAGAAGWQARRAPNRTTLAELFLNMLRYYAEFPYDKMAVSVRAGGRVPVAECRAARAHKNDPHQWKLLCVEEPFDLTNTARSVYDPETFEKIVATFRDSYTRLAASLRLADVWPRPR from the exons ATGAACGAAGGGGCGCCGATGCTGTACGCGAGTGGCGGCGGCTTCGGGGCGCCGGCGCCGATGTACATgatgggcggcggcggcgcagcgCTGGAGCGCGCCCGGCACTACCCACTGGACGTGCTGCCGCCGGACGCGGCGCCGGCCGCCGGGCCTGCGGGGCAAGCGCACCAAGTGCGCCGACACATGCGCCGCGACCACCATCATGCCAAGGGTGATGCCACGGCCTTCGGATATGACTCCGATGACTCCAGTTTGTCGAGCAACGCCTCTGGATCCAATAAGTCTGGGGAGAAGG GCGAGGGTCCGGCTCGCAGCTCGGAGCTGCGCCCCGGCGCCGTGGTGGGCGCGTACGCGGGCTACGGCCAGCGCGAGTGGCgcggccgcgcgcggcgcgagccCCGCCGCCGCATCGCGCCGGACAGATACCTCAACGCCTCCTACCCCTTCCAGGTCAAATTCACACCGGACGACTTGCTCAATG GTTCAGAATGGGACACATTATCACAGGAGATTTGGGAGAAGTTTGTCAAGTCGCAGCAGACAGAGGAGACATTCCGCAAGAAGATGAACCTCTGGAGGTACCTCTACATCACCATCAAG TCAATATTCCCGCGCTACGGGTTGTACGTGGTGGGGTCGACAATGTCGGGCTTCGGGCTGGACTCGTCTGACATGGACCTGTGCCTCTACGTGCGGCCGCTGGACAACCTCGAGCCGCGGGCGCATGCGCTGCTGCATCTCAACTACATACTCTCTTACATCAAGAGCTTCGACCCCA ACGCGGAGGTGATCCAAGCCAAGGTGCCGATCCTGAAGTTCCGCGACGCGCACGCCGGCCTGCAAGTAGACCTCAACTGCAACAACGTCGTCGGCATCCGCAACACCAACCTGCTCTACTGTTTCTCCACGC TGGACTGGCGTGTGCGCCCTCTGGTGGCACTGACGAAGCTGTGGGCGCAGGCGCACAACATCAACGACGCGCGCCGCCGCACTCTGTCTTCTTACTCGCTCACACTCATGGTCATACACTTCTTGCAAT GCGGCACGCGGCCGGCGGTGCTGCCGCGCGcgtgcgcggcgggcgcgggcgcggcgggctgGCAGGCGCGGCGCGCGCCCAACCGCACCACGCTGGCCGAGCTGTTCCTCAACATGCTGCGCTACTACGCCGAGTTCCC CTACGACAAGATGGCGGTGTCGGTGCGCGCGGGCGGGCGCGTGCCCGTGGCGGAGTGccgcgcggcgcgcgcgcacaaGAACGACCCGCACCAGTGGAAGCTGCTGTGCGTCGAGG AGCCCTTCGACCTGACGAACACTGCGCGCTCGGTGTACGACCCCGAGACGTTCGAGAAGATCGTGGCCACGTTCCGCGACAGCTACACGCGGCTGGCCGCCAGCCTGCGCCTGGCCGACGTGTGGCCGCGGCCGCGATGA
- the LOC126370676 gene encoding uncharacterized protein LOC126370676, with protein MSHFGDYMDGVPVKISEKYKRPPRIDLPYSVSECPLRAQSVVDSAEYSTTFENNVLAKIKELRSAKETKKNERRHRLQLLEEAKQKKLDDIAAAEAEEKLKQLSVSEVSYPSTDEISALSPDEKADKNCDNAPTLDNSPETCDVAIATDVIYPSCSNTEPPQNILQPIPVQATYNQNNLLDDPDPLQELKMTNKIAKIPQYGNVETLTFKDFENDTSSPFDNVELKTINDMELLAQVLQSQRESLTSCHPQQQYTDPMYNLPNCASQAQMEGMTYVPATYMEQPIQGPGVVYSPQHYPITNGYYVPPENVCDNPMQMENVNVYMPNYQYYVPANPYNVVDPNYYTNQMPAQDMNQASNGYIPEPYYFHYPHLQMQYPPAPPAPTPSAVQNQNPQNTESNHNSVSNSPNTMKSRSRSVPDIVRELNEELASAKQRATERSYNASPAPKPAVPQPSSSKDKPADKKSRRKPENLPNPYDKLGAKLQDMCQKIHNMGFPLDRVARVCTLVGDNDKKIIEGLLILGELMDLGFSEGRVSAALAKHEFNRDKALDELVS; from the exons ATGTCACATTTCGGGGATTATATGGACGGTGTACCCGTtaaaatatcagaaaaatataaaCGGCCGCCCAGAATAGATTTGCCCTACAGTGTCAGTGAATGCCCCTTACGCGCTCAGAGTGTCGTCGACAGCGCTGAATACTCAACCACTTTTGAGAATAATGTGCTTGCTAAGATCAAAGAGCTGCGTAGCGCGAAGGAGACGAAGAAAAATGAGAGGAGACACCGCCTACAGTTGCTTGAGGAAGCTAAGCAAAAGAAGTTGGATGATATAGCAGCTGCTGAGGCTGAGGAGAAACTGAAACAGCTGAGCGTGTCGGAGGTGTCGTACCCGAGCACTGATGAAATCAGCGCATTGTCTCCTGATGAGAAAGCTGACAAAAACTGTGATAATGCACCTACTCTAGACAATAGTCCTGAGACATGTGACGTTGCGATTGCTACAGATGTTATCTACCCATCTTGCAGCAACACTGAGCCACCACAAAACATCCTTCAACCCATACCTGTCCAAGCTACCTATAATCAAAATAATCTACTTGATGATCCAGATCCATTACAAGAACTGAAAATGACCAATAAGATAGCTAAAATTCCTCAATATGGTAATGTAGAAACATTAACATTTAAAGATTTTGAGAATGACACGTCCAGTCCGTTTGACAATGTAGAACTGAAGACAATAAATGACATGGAGTTATTAGCACAGGTGCTACAAAGCCAGAGGGAGTCACTTACAAGTTGCCACCCCCAGCAGCAGTATACGGACCCAATGTATAACTTGCCCAACTGTGCATCACAGGCACAGATGGAAGGTATGACATATGTGCCTGCAACGTATATGGAGCAGCCCATACAAGGCCCTGGGGTGGTATACTCCCCTCAGCATTACCCAATAACAAATGGCTATTATGTACCCCCAGAAAATGTCTGTGATAACCCTATGCAAATGGAAAATGTCAATGTGTACATGCCAAATTACCAATATTATGTTCCTGCTAACCCTTACAATGTTGTTGATCCAAATTATTATACAAATCAAATGCCAGCACAAGATATGAACCAAGCTTCTAATGGTTACATTCCTGAGCCGTACTACTTCCATTATCCTCATCTACAGATGCAATATCCGCCTGCACCTCCAGCTCCAACACCCTCTGCAGTACAGAATCAAAATCCTCAAAATACGGAAAGTAATCATAATTCAGTATCAAATTCTCCAAATACCATGAAGTCAAGATCGAGAAGTGTACCAGACATAGTAAGAGAATTGAATGAAGAGTTGGCTTCAGCTAAGCAGAGAGCGACAGAGAGGTCTTATAATGCAAGCCCTGCACCTAAACCTGCTGTTCCTCAGCCAAGTTCTAGCAAAGATAAGCCGGCAGATAAGAAGAGTAGACGAAAACCTGAGAATTTGCCAAATCCATATGATAAGTTAGGTGCAAAGTTGCAGGACATGTGTCAGAAGATACACAACATGGGTTTTCCGTTAGACAGGGTTGCTAGAGTATGTACTCTTGTAGGAGATAATGATAAAAAG ATAATAGAAGGTCTGCTGATCTTAGGCGAGTTGATGGATCTGGGTTTCTCTGAAGGCAGGGTGTCCGCGGCACTGGCCAAGCACGAGTTCAACCGGGACAAGGCTCTAGACGAGCTTGTCTCCTAG